In one window of Tellurirhabdus rosea DNA:
- a CDS encoding 7TM diverse intracellular signaling domain-containing protein: MLRISNTAELVQIGQYIQYYEDRTNQLTYREIARLPESKFVKSEDNIINLGYSSSRIWLKISLQNLTSEALYAFIEAQEVDYIDAYVVGQDTTYFLETGALRPFANRNFAINSVVLNLGKKPQYLFLGFRDMNGLVLPVKIGAIQPIVQKVYRETMINFTVIGIMVLIAVFSFFLYSSLGDPTYGWYALHVIFSALTMMTFEGYLFDFFWQEMPYMNNGINSSLIRLLTLLSSIVFSVAFLNLREILPKTIYFYRAMAFLGALIVGAKILGVQQAEAAFNITVLVTFLSFLGVGIWLYRKGFRAARFYLLGWGIYIVEILLLVLTLFNVLSFDHFFTYYGYQIGAVFQATLLTFALLERINELRSEAREAQELALRRLQENEQLVARQNQILEKELEEPRPSTNSELKDILKALREEREKSRKIPIATMEGVLLFSVNDILRIEAMGSYANVYFVNQQKLMASRSLAEFEQQLQEHDNFFKTHKSHIVNVNYITKYIRGEGGVVMLSDGSEVDVARRVKPEFLRKMGLDN; this comes from the coding sequence ATGCTGAGAATTTCCAATACGGCTGAACTGGTCCAGATCGGGCAGTACATCCAGTATTATGAGGACAGGACCAACCAACTCACCTACCGGGAGATTGCCCGGCTTCCGGAAAGCAAATTTGTAAAAAGTGAGGATAATATTATCAACCTCGGTTATTCCTCCTCTCGGATATGGCTCAAAATTAGTTTGCAGAACCTGACCTCCGAGGCCCTGTACGCGTTCATCGAAGCCCAGGAAGTGGACTACATCGATGCCTATGTCGTTGGACAGGACACCACCTATTTTCTGGAAACCGGCGCCCTGCGGCCGTTTGCCAATCGCAACTTTGCCATCAACAGCGTCGTGCTGAACCTGGGAAAAAAGCCCCAATATCTGTTTCTGGGCTTCCGGGATATGAACGGTCTGGTGCTGCCCGTCAAAATCGGGGCCATCCAGCCCATTGTGCAGAAAGTGTACCGGGAAACGATGATCAATTTTACGGTCATCGGCATCATGGTGCTGATTGCCGTCTTCAGTTTCTTCCTGTACAGTTCGCTGGGCGACCCAACCTACGGCTGGTACGCGCTGCACGTTATTTTTTCGGCGCTGACCATGATGACGTTCGAAGGCTACCTGTTCGATTTTTTCTGGCAGGAGATGCCCTACATGAACAACGGCATCAACTCCAGCCTCATCCGGCTGCTGACGCTGCTGAGCAGCATCGTTTTCTCGGTGGCCTTTCTGAATCTAAGGGAAATCCTGCCGAAGACCATCTACTTTTACCGGGCGATGGCCTTTCTGGGAGCCCTGATTGTGGGGGCCAAAATCCTCGGCGTACAGCAGGCCGAAGCGGCTTTCAATATCACCGTTCTGGTGACGTTTCTGTCGTTTCTCGGGGTCGGCATCTGGCTGTACCGGAAAGGGTTTCGGGCGGCCCGCTTCTACCTGCTGGGCTGGGGAATCTACATCGTGGAAATCCTGCTTCTGGTGCTGACCCTGTTCAACGTTCTTTCCTTCGACCATTTCTTTACCTACTACGGCTACCAGATCGGAGCGGTGTTTCAGGCGACTCTGCTGACCTTTGCCCTGCTGGAACGGATCAATGAGTTACGCAGCGAAGCCCGGGAGGCGCAGGAACTGGCGTTGCGTCGTCTGCAGGAGAACGAGCAGCTCGTTGCCCGGCAAAACCAGATTCTGGAGAAGGAACTGGAGGAGCCCCGCCCGTCGACCAACAGCGAGCTCAAAGACATTCTGAAAGCCCTGCGGGAAGAGCGGGAGAAGAGCCGGAAAATCCCGATTGCCACGATGGAGGGCGTTCTCCTTTTTTCGGTCAACGACATCCTGCGAATCGAGGCGATGGGCAGCTACGCCAACGTCTATTTTGTCAACCAGCAGAAACTGATGGCCTCGCGTTCGCTGGCCGAGTTCGAGCAGCAGCTTCAGGAGCACGACAATTTTTTCAAAACGCACAAATCCCATATCGTCAACGTGAATTACATCACCAAATACATCCGCGGCGAAGGCGGCGTGGTGATGCTGTCGGACGGCAGCGAGGTGGATGTGGCGCGGCGCGTCAAACCGGAGTTTCTGCGAAAAATGGGCCTGGACAACTGA
- a CDS encoding sugar porter family MFS transporter, whose product MNKTLLLYTIAAIAATGGLLFGFDTGVINVALPFIKHQWDLSAEAEAWAVSAVLVGGMAGSLLSGRLADALGRKRINLVASLVFVIGSVITAVAPSPDVLIAGRLLLGLAIGIVSFSVPLYIAEIAPSEIRGRLVTFFQLAITIGILISYLVGFAFAESENGWRLMFWTGFIPAAILFGGMFFVPESPRWLVSKGRDEEARAVLNRLHETDKVELEFSQIKKVNDEEKTRKVDWRELFSSRLRIPLLIGIGIFLIQQFSGINAVIYYSTRIFGLAGFNSNTTAIMATVGVGVVNTLSTLVAVRFLDQWGRKPLLYTGLIGTAISLATISFAFFFRESLGADLLKILSVGGVYVYIFFFAISLGPLGWLLISEVYPLRIRGFATSLGSFYHWFFDFWVSFTFPLLAASALGTNGGIFMIYTGVCLVGLLFARFIVFETKGMSLEDIEKKWQ is encoded by the coding sequence ATGAACAAAACTCTACTTCTGTACACCATCGCCGCCATCGCCGCGACGGGTGGACTACTTTTTGGCTTCGACACGGGCGTCATCAACGTTGCGCTTCCCTTCATCAAACACCAGTGGGACCTGTCGGCGGAGGCCGAAGCGTGGGCCGTCTCGGCCGTGCTGGTGGGCGGAATGGCCGGGTCTCTGCTCAGCGGACGGCTGGCGGACGCGCTGGGGCGCAAACGAATCAATCTGGTCGCTTCGCTGGTCTTTGTGATCGGCTCGGTCATCACGGCGGTGGCTCCTTCGCCGGACGTGCTCATTGCCGGGCGGCTGCTCCTCGGTCTGGCCATCGGCATTGTTTCGTTTTCGGTGCCACTCTACATTGCCGAAATCGCTCCGAGCGAAATTCGCGGACGGCTGGTGACCTTTTTTCAGCTCGCCATCACCATCGGTATCCTCATCTCCTACCTGGTCGGTTTTGCCTTCGCCGAATCCGAAAACGGCTGGCGGCTGATGTTCTGGACGGGTTTTATCCCCGCGGCCATTCTGTTCGGCGGGATGTTTTTTGTTCCGGAAAGTCCGCGCTGGCTCGTCAGCAAAGGCCGCGACGAAGAAGCCCGCGCGGTGCTGAACCGGCTGCACGAAACCGACAAGGTGGAACTGGAATTCAGCCAAATCAAGAAAGTGAACGACGAGGAAAAAACCCGCAAGGTGGACTGGCGGGAGCTGTTTTCGAGCCGCCTGCGGATTCCGCTGCTCATCGGCATAGGCATCTTTCTGATTCAGCAGTTTTCGGGCATCAACGCCGTCATCTATTACTCCACCCGGATTTTTGGGCTGGCCGGTTTTAATTCCAACACCACGGCCATCATGGCGACCGTCGGGGTGGGCGTAGTCAACACGCTTTCGACGCTGGTGGCCGTCCGCTTCCTCGACCAGTGGGGCCGTAAACCGTTGCTGTACACGGGCTTGATCGGCACGGCCATCTCGCTGGCGACGATCAGTTTCGCGTTTTTCTTCCGGGAATCGCTGGGGGCTGACTTGCTGAAAATCCTGTCGGTCGGCGGCGTGTATGTCTACATTTTCTTTTTTGCCATCAGCCTCGGGCCGCTGGGCTGGCTTCTCATTTCGGAAGTTTACCCGCTGCGGATTCGCGGGTTTGCTACCAGTCTCGGCTCTTTCTACCACTGGTTCTTCGACTTCTGGGTCAGCTTTACCTTCCCGCTACTGGCGGCGAGTGCCCTGGGGACCAACGGCGGCATTTTCATGATTTACACCGGCGTGTGTCTGGTCGGTCTGCTGTTCGCCCGCTTCATCGTGTTTGAGACAAAGGGAATGAGCCTGGAGGATATCGAAAAGAAGTGGCAATAA
- a CDS encoding TonB-dependent receptor yields the protein MQNKYLPNRTLMFIAGWLLLPVALLAQPTQTIRGRVVDKESKFPLVGATVLVSDIQKGMVTDTAGTYRLTGVPVGRHSLKVTLVGYKDALLNDIEVDAGREKIVDIELEEDIRQLTAVTIKAQRTGEARNEMAVVSARQFSVEETNRYAGSRGEPSRMASNFAGVQGADDARNDIVIRGNSPQGVLWRVEGVSIPNPNHFAIAGTSGGPVSIINNRYLANSDFFTGAFPAEFGNTISGVFDLKLRNGNNERHERMVQFGFLGTEAMAEGPLSKKSKASYLATYRYANLALFNKLGIDIGTQAVPTYQDGFFRLNFPTKNGASLSLWGFGGTSTVDILISQQEATDRNIFGQNDRDQYYTSRMGVAGLTYNKPISKQTYWKSTLAVSANAQDANHDYLFMRKDGKGNPVVQNSRFVVDSLRPILDYRFSETKYTLSSFVNHKFSARSTLKAGLFADVYNFKAVDSVRTFVDLNSTRFTPWSTRWNTDEVFAMIQPYVSFRSRLTENMTLTAGLNALWFTLNRNSVAPVEPRLGLNWDLPGRQKLSLSTGLHSQIQPLYTYFYQTPNGASSYFPQPMVEENRGVGLTRSWHYVAGYQRLLGRNVRVLLETYYQRLFNVPVEKVSSSFSMVNSGAAFSRVFPGPLVNTGTGRNYGVELTVEKFFSNNYYFLITGSLFDAKYRGSDGVLRNTDFNGRYAFNALFAREIKFRRSSLSLGAKYTAVGGRWYGPVDARASQTNQEIVFQSAGRNTQQFAPYNRFDLKVDYKINRANPNRRGLTHTISFDFVNVLGIQNILSLSYAPQPDGSFVKKEYQLGFLPVFFYRIDF from the coding sequence ATGCAAAACAAGTACCTTCCGAATCGGACGCTGATGTTCATCGCTGGCTGGCTCCTGCTGCCGGTTGCGCTGCTGGCCCAGCCCACCCAGACCATCCGCGGCCGGGTGGTCGATAAGGAATCCAAATTTCCGCTGGTCGGTGCGACGGTGCTGGTCTCGGATATTCAGAAAGGCATGGTGACGGACACGGCCGGAACCTACCGGCTGACGGGCGTGCCCGTAGGTCGCCACAGCCTGAAAGTTACGCTGGTGGGTTACAAAGACGCGCTGCTGAACGACATCGAAGTGGATGCGGGCCGCGAAAAAATCGTCGATATCGAACTGGAAGAAGACATCCGGCAACTGACGGCCGTGACCATCAAGGCCCAGCGCACCGGCGAAGCCCGTAACGAAATGGCCGTGGTGTCGGCGCGGCAGTTTTCGGTCGAGGAAACGAACCGCTATGCAGGCAGCCGGGGCGAACCGTCGCGGATGGCCTCCAACTTTGCCGGTGTTCAGGGCGCCGACGATGCCCGCAACGACATCGTCATCCGCGGCAACTCGCCCCAGGGCGTTCTCTGGCGGGTGGAGGGCGTGAGCATTCCCAACCCGAACCACTTTGCCATCGCCGGCACCTCGGGCGGCCCGGTCAGCATCATCAACAACCGCTATCTGGCCAATTCCGACTTTTTCACCGGCGCTTTCCCCGCCGAATTCGGCAATACCATTTCCGGCGTGTTCGACCTCAAACTGCGCAACGGCAACAACGAACGGCACGAGCGGATGGTCCAGTTCGGGTTTCTCGGCACCGAAGCGATGGCCGAAGGGCCGCTGTCCAAAAAATCGAAGGCGTCGTACCTGGCAACGTACCGCTACGCCAACCTCGCCCTGTTCAACAAGCTCGGTATCGACATCGGCACCCAGGCCGTTCCGACCTATCAGGACGGGTTTTTCCGGCTTAATTTTCCGACAAAGAACGGCGCCAGTCTTTCGCTCTGGGGCTTCGGCGGCACCAGCACGGTCGATATTCTCATCAGCCAGCAGGAAGCCACCGACCGGAATATTTTCGGACAAAACGACCGCGACCAGTACTACACCTCCCGGATGGGCGTAGCCGGGCTGACCTACAACAAGCCGATCAGCAAGCAGACCTACTGGAAGTCCACGCTGGCGGTTTCGGCCAACGCCCAGGACGCCAACCACGACTATCTGTTCATGCGGAAAGACGGTAAGGGCAATCCGGTGGTGCAGAACAGCCGCTTTGTCGTAGATTCGCTGCGGCCCATTCTCGATTACCGTTTTTCGGAAACCAAATACACGCTCTCGTCTTTTGTCAACCACAAATTCAGCGCCCGCAGTACGCTGAAAGCGGGCCTGTTCGCGGATGTGTACAATTTCAAAGCCGTGGATAGCGTCCGGACATTCGTGGACCTGAATTCGACCCGCTTTACACCCTGGAGTACCCGCTGGAACACGGACGAAGTCTTTGCGATGATTCAGCCCTACGTCAGTTTCCGCAGCCGCCTGACCGAAAACATGACCCTGACGGCGGGCCTGAACGCGCTCTGGTTTACGCTGAACCGGAACAGTGTGGCCCCGGTGGAGCCGCGTCTGGGCCTGAACTGGGACCTCCCGGGCCGCCAGAAACTGAGCCTTTCGACCGGTCTGCACAGCCAGATTCAGCCCCTGTACACGTACTTTTACCAGACGCCGAACGGGGCAAGTTCTTACTTTCCACAGCCAATGGTGGAAGAAAACCGGGGCGTCGGCCTGACCCGGAGCTGGCATTACGTGGCGGGGTACCAGCGGCTGCTGGGCCGCAACGTGCGGGTGCTGCTCGAAACGTACTACCAGCGGCTGTTCAATGTGCCGGTCGAGAAGGTGAGCAGTTCGTTTTCGATGGTCAATTCCGGAGCGGCGTTCTCGCGGGTTTTTCCCGGTCCGCTGGTCAACACGGGAACGGGCCGGAACTACGGCGTTGAGCTGACGGTCGAGAAGTTTTTCAGCAACAATTACTACTTCCTGATTACGGGTTCGCTCTTCGACGCCAAATACCGGGGCTCGGACGGCGTGCTGCGGAATACGGATTTCAACGGCCGGTACGCCTTCAACGCCCTGTTTGCGCGGGAAATCAAGTTCCGGCGGTCGAGCCTGAGTCTGGGTGCCAAATACACGGCGGTCGGCGGGCGCTGGTACGGGCCGGTAGATGCGCGGGCGTCGCAGACCAACCAGGAAATCGTGTTCCAGAGCGCGGGCCGCAACACCCAGCAGTTTGCGCCGTACAACCGCTTCGACCTGAAAGTTGACTACAAAATCAACCGGGCCAACCCGAATCGCCGCGGCCTGACGCACACCATTTCCTTTGATTTCGTGAACGTCCTCGGCATTCAGAACATCCTGTCGCTCAGCTACGCTCCCCAGCCCGACGGGTCGTTTGTGAAGAAAGAGTACCAGCTGGGCTTCCTGCCGGTCTTCTTCTACCGGATTGATTTCTAG